A single genomic interval of Eleutherodactylus coqui strain aEleCoq1 chromosome 3, aEleCoq1.hap1, whole genome shotgun sequence harbors:
- the ATF4 gene encoding cyclic AMP-dependent transcription factor ATF-4 — MSLLSEEKLLGGFLSPFNQSFLAAEESLGLLDDCIEVSGYLPSHGLFSEKAKNGVSDLPLEESLGSIHGDAFSGMDWMVEKMDLKEFDFDLLLGMEDLEATVSPDELMATLDDSCDLLEDPPLPVVFGQYVPSPDKISLAKPSLEADQVAPTSPDSIPSQVSSPDHSFILDVGSEVDVAEEDKKPSVTYTFEAVKSEKEYSSDNDSGIYMSPSYLASPPHSPTTSTGEYPSSVQSSPASPASPISERPKPYDLPSKEREVLVKVKAVGQPKVDKKKKKMEQNKTAATRYRQKKRAEQDAISAECRELESKNDALNEKADSIAKEIQYLKDLMEEVRKAKSKRAKS; from the exons ATGAGCCTGTTGAGCGAAGAGAAGCTGTTGGGGGGCTTTTTGTCCCCCTTCAACCAGTCGTTTTTGGCGGCTGAGGAGAGTTTGGGTCTCTTGGATGACTGCATTGAGGTGTCCGGGTACCTCCCATCGCATGGGTTGTTCAGTGAGAAGGCTAAGAATGGTGTCTCCGATCTGCCGTTGGAGGAATCTCTTGGCAGTATCCATG GGGATGCCTTCTCTGGCATGGATTGGATGGTGGAAAAAATGGACCTGAAGGAGTTTGATTTTGACTTACTGCTTGGGATGGAAGATCTAGAAGCCACCGTCTCCCCAGATGAGCTCATGGCCACGTTGGATGACTCGTGTGATCTCCTAGAGGACCCACCTCTCCCCGTGGTGTTTGGTCAGTATGTGCCATCACCAGACAAAATCTCTCTTGCAAAACCTTCACTGGAGGCAGATCAGGTGGCCCCTACGAGTCCCGATTCAATACCTTCCCAAGTGTCCAGCCCAGACCATTCCTTCATCTTAGATGTAGGCAGTGAGGTAGATGTTGCTGAGGAGGATAAGAAGCCCTCGGTCACATACACCTTCGAAGCTGTGAAGTCTGAGAAGGAATATTCCTCAGATAACGACAGTGGCATCTATATGAGCCCATCCTATCTGGCATCTCCCCCACACAGTCCCACCACATCTACCGGTGAATACCCTAGTAGTGTTCAGTCCTCTCCTGCATCCCCCGCATCTCCCATTTCTGAGAGACCCAAACCCTATGATCTTCCCTCTAAGGAAAGAGAAGTCTTGGTAAAGGTAAAAGCTGTAGGTCAACCCAAAGTagacaagaagaagaagaaaatggaGCAGAACAAAACAGCAGCCACTCGCTACCGGCAGAAGAAGAGAGCAGAGCAGGATGCGATATCTGCAGAGTGCAGAGAACTGGAATCCAAAAACGATGCCCTAAATGAGAAAGCAGATTCTATAGCAAAAGAGATCCAGTATTTGAAAGACCTGATGGAAGAAGTCCGCAAGGCCAAAAGCAAACGAGCAAAGAGCTAA